From the genome of Pirellulaceae bacterium:
GACTCGCTTACCTGCCAGATCACTGAGCGAGCGCGTTGGGCCTCCATCCGGTACACACAGACTGAGCTTACATCGGCCAACGCCTAACGTCATCCGAACTTCATTGTCTGTCTGGCTCTCCTGGACCAAATCGCTGCCGGTAATGCCCAAATCAATCGCACCTTCGGCGCACAGCACAGGAATGTCGTCGGTCCGCAGGAAGATGATATCGATTGGCAATTGCTTCACAAGCGCGAATAGTGTTCGTTCTTGGCGGCGGAATTGAAGTCCGGCTTGGTTGAGCAATTCCGAGGCCTGCTCGCTCAATCGTCCTTTACTAGGAATGCCAATTCGCAAATTCTGGTTCATCGTGGAATCTGTCAATGAAAAAAACGCAAAATGAATTCAAGAGCGGTGGTCAGGAGGTTGTTGTGGGCAAATCTGCGGGTGTTCGCTGCACAGCTAACTTGTCACCCGTGACTCGATTTGGTGCGTTGACGCTTTTCTTCCAGTCCGGATTTCCCCTCACGGCGGGCCAACTCGGTGCGCAGCTGGTCCAGGGTAATGCCACGACTGGCAAGAAGAACCCACACATGGTAGATCAAATCGCATGCCTCGTAAATCAAATGACCATTGTCTGGGGGAGTGGTTCGCTGAGCAGCATCGACAACTTCCGTCGCCTCCTCGGTGATCTTGGCCCCCATTTTTGCGACGCCGCCTTGGACCAGCGTGGTTGTATAAGAACCTTGTGGCAGTTCATGCACTCGACGGTGAAGCTCCGCCATCAGCCGATCTAACACGTCCCGATCCGTAGTTTCTGTCATCGCCCAACCAGCACCTTGCCTACGTGAATGAAAGCATAGATTATAACCTCACAAGCCAACTTTGACACTTCGCTCCAAGCAAGATATCTTTTCTAGCCCAAACGCGAGATCGCGTGACACGCGCAAACAACCTCCCTGGCCAGTCCAACCCGCAGTTCTATGAAAACGCCATCGTCTGACTCCTCGACTACAGCTGCATCGGCAGCCCAAGAATTTCGGCATTGGGTATTACCTCGGCTGGCCAATTGTTGGTATTTGACTGGACCGACTTCCAGTGGCAAGAGTTCGTTGGCTGTGGCCATTGCCCAGCGTTTAAACGCAGAAATCATCTCCATGGATTCGATGGCCATCTACTGTGGCATGGATATTGGGACCGCTAAACCGTCGCCGGAACAGCGTCGGGCTGTGCCTCACCATCAGCTTGATATCGTCGCTCCAACCGAGATGTTCAGCGTCTCGAGCTACGTATCCAGCACGCATCAAGTGGCCTCACAAATCCACGCTCGCGGTCGCAACGTATTGATATGTGGCGGAACGCCGCTGTACCTCAAAAGTCTACTACGCGGATTATTTCTGGGGCCCGCAGCCGACTGGCAGTTTCGTCAGGCCATCGAGGACGACTTGGCCATTCACGGAATGGAAGCTCTTCGCGATCGCTTAAAGCAAGTCGATCCGCTGATGGTATACAAACTGCATCCGAACGACAAACGACGGATGATCCGCGCCTTAGAGGTTGCTCGAACCACCGGCCAGCCCCTGAGCCACTGGCAGCAGCAGTTTGATATCCCGGCGCCGGTCCAACAGTGCCCCACATTGGTACTTCGATTAGAACGGAGCTGGCTGCATGAGTTGATTAACCAACGCGTGCAGCGGATGATTGACGGGGGTTTACAGGCCGAAGTCGATGGGCTGTTGGATCGCTACGGCCAACTAAGTCGCACCGCCGCTCAGGCGGTTGGCTATCGCGAAATGCTGGATCGGCGAGAAGTTCCCGTGCCGATCGACGAAACGATCCAGCAGATTCGCGCGCATACTCGACAGTTCGCGCGGCGACAAGAAATCTGGTTTCGCGGGCTCAGCGAACTCCAGTCACTGCCGGTCACGCCCGAAAGTCAGCTTGAAGAACTCGTACAACAAGCCGTACAGTTCTATACCAGTTTTCCTCAACAGCCCACGTGACGACTCAGCGGGCAGAGTGTCACTACGCCCGTCAAAACGTGGAGGATAAGGCTACCCAGGCAATTCCAGCGTTTCTATGTTCCACAATTCACTCGCCGACTGGCGGCTCAGTTGTTCAATGGCTTGGCTTGTCCGCCACAACGGGTCACCGGCCAACCGCCAGTATTCGGGGACAGGTGCTGTGCCAGACGTGTGCACGGCGGATTGTGGATGCCGAAACTCGATGCGCACAGCATGCAGACCAAGCGGTTGTTGGCGTCGTTGGTTCAAATTCTGTGATTGGACTTCATCAAATTTCGCTTCGGCCCAATGCAGTGGACGCTCACACAGGTGACCGACGCTGGACGTTGCTCCATAGAGCCAGTCCCCAGCGACCGGCCAGCCGCGTTGCGACAGCTGCAGGCGAATTTGATGCATCCTGCCGGTCAATAAGTGGATCAACGCCAAACTGTGGCCATTGCTGCTCACCATCGGCCTGATGGTGAGTTCGGCCAATCGTGCCCCGTCCGAACCAGCAGCCACTATCTGTCCGCGCGGTTCGTCTTTAACTTTGGTTACGTAATCAGACCAACGCTGTACTGGCCCCGTCAGGTCGCCTTCGACCCACGCTAAATAGTACTTTTGTACCAACCGATGCTGGAACTGCGTGCCGAAACGCTTTAGTGCCCTTTGGTTACGGGCCACCAAGACCACTCCGGAAGTCCCACGATCCAGGCGGTGGGGCAGCCCGACAAATGGAACCCCCGCATGGCAGTCTCGGGCTTTGATTTGTGCTTCAAGCAACGATTGCAACGACTCAATCCCCTCGACAGCCTGTGTCAGCAAACCAGCCGGCTTGCTTACCAGCATAAAATGTTGCTCGTCGTGGAGGATCGGAATCATAGCTTGGATCGTCGGCGCGATTCGAAAATGGTCGCGATAGCTGACTGACTAGGTTGCAACGCCTGGCGATTGAATGAGCGCGAAAAAAAACGAGGAGCCCCGGCCATGAGAACAAAAAGGACGACGACTTGTTCTCAGTGAGCTCCTCGTTAACCATGGTTTTAGTATGCTGATCGAATCGGTCAAGTCGCTCTCAAGATTTTTTTGCAAGTCGTTGCCGCTGCCAGTAAGCCAGCGGACGCGATTCGTGTCGACAACCTGGCGCGCTACGACACATTAAACTATGATGATGGTTGTGGAGACATGGTCGCCAACGCGTGAGAGCAGCATGTAATTTGTCGTGCATGTCGCTTGATGTTTGTGCGTCATCCGTTGTCAGTGGAATCGTTGCAAGAGGTTGAACCGTTAGTGACAGAATTCGATGCAGATTCTGAAGCCGCTGCTGAGGCCAGCTTGGACCCAGCGCAGCACGCAGCACTGTCGCTTGGATTTCGGCGAGCTGCCGAGAAGGTCCGGTCGTTTCCGACCTCGCCCGGTGTGTATTTGATGAAGAATCATTCGGGAACCGTCATTTACGTCGGCAAAGCCAAGAATTTGCGGAGTCGGGCGGGGAGCTATTTTCTAAAAGCTGCGCAGCTCGAAGCGCGCACCGCCGACTGGATTCACGAAATCTGTGATATCGACTACTTGGAGTGCGATAGCGAGGTCGATGCCCTCATGGCCGAAAGCCGACTGATTAAGGATATTCAGCCTAAGCACAACAAGGAGCAGAAGGACGACAAGAGCTTCCCGTACCTGATGATTACGACTCGCGAGGACTTCCCGCGCGTCGAGATTACTCGGCAACCACCGCCGAGCGGCGTGAAGTTGTATGGGCCGTTCGCGAGTGCTGGGGCGCTGCGTGGTGCTGTTCAGGTATTACAAAGAATCTTCAAATTCCGCACCTGCTCGCTGGATATTGAAGCGGCAGACCCGCGTTGGGAATGGTTTCGGCCCTGCCTACTGGCTTCGATCGCACAGTGTACTGCCCCCTGCAATCTGCGCATCACCAAAGACGAATATCGCCAAGACATTCGCCGTTTGCAGACGTTTTTAGAGGGCGGCAAACGCAAATTGCTGAAAGAGTTACTGAACGACATGCAAGCGGCGGCTGCGTCACTACATTTCGAGCAGGCGGCGCGATTACGTGACGAAATTCAGATGTTGGAACGACTAGACGAACGTGGTGAGCTGGACACGCATGCTCAGCCCCAAGTGTTCTACATCGACCCCAAGAAAGGCTTAATTGGACTACAAAAGATACTAAAACTGCCCAATCCACCACGGGTCATTGAAGGTGTGGACATCGCGCATTTGGGGGGACAAGATACGGTGGCCAGTCTGGTTCAATTCCTGGACGGCCTGCCTTTCAAACCGGGATACCGCCGCTACAAAATCCGCGAAGTTCAAGGCGTAGACGACTACAAGTCGATTCATGAAGTTGTCTCGCGACGATTTCGGCGTTTGAGCGACGCTCAGGAGGTGTTTCCTGATCTGCTGTTGATCGATGGCGGCAAAGGTCAACTGGCTGCCGCTCTGGCCGCATTCCGCGATCAAAATATCGAGCCGCCGGTGCTGCTGTCGTTGGCCAAGCAGGACGAAGAACTGTACCTGCCCGGCGACCGCCAACCGCTACGGCTGAGCCGCCATGCCTTCGCGCTGCGGCTGCTACAATATGTCCGTGACGAAGCACATCGCTTCGCACAGCATTATCATCACATCTTGCGGCATAAGAACCAGTTTGACTCTTAACAGTCTATTCACTACGGTTGGCAATACTTTGCTGGCGATTGGCTTGTGCCTGGCGATTGCTATTCCCCTGGGGCTCGGACTGGCCATGCTGATCGGGCGCAGTGACGTATGCGGACGTCGATGGGCGACGATCTGTCTGGCTAGTCAGTTGGCGGTTCCGCTGTACGTGGTAGCCGGTGGATGGAGTGCTGGAGTTGGCTTGCAAGGCTGGCTGCGTCTGGCTGATTGGTTGGGTCCCACCGGGGTAGGTTGGATGCAGGGTTGGTTGGGCAGTCTACTAGCGGTAGCCATCATTCATGCTCTGGCCGCTGTGCCAGGTGTGTGCTTGATTCTGCTACTTGGATTATCGACCAGCGATTCCAGCCAAGAGCAGGTCGCTCTGTTGGAAGGTGGCCCGCTGACGGTAGTTCGTCACGTGTGGCTGCCGAAGATCAGAGTTTGGATAGCTGTGGCAGCCGCCTGGTGTGGGCTGGGGTTGCTGACAGAAATGGTAGTTTCCAATCTGTATATGTTTCCCACGGTGACCGAGCAGGTCTACTTGGACTTTAGTCGCGATACGATTTCGCCTGTGACCTACGTTGCCTCCGTCGGACTGTGCATGTTGCCGTTGCTGCTGGCCGGGCTGGCAATTGGGCGGCGCTTACCGGCTTTGAACGATGTGCTGCAACGTCCACAATACTTCCCAGCCATGACGATAGCCCTCAGGCACTGGAGACTACCGCTAAGCCTGCTGATGTGGGGCACGTTGTTGGGATTGGTTGGAATTCCGCTGTTGAATCTGGCGATCAAAGCCGGCTGGCAACCTAGAACGTCGCCCAATGGGCTAGTGAGCTATGGTTGGAGCGGTGTGCGGTTTTGGCAGACCGTAGTAGAGTCGGTGACACTATTTCGTAGCGAATTCTATTGGTCCATACTTTTGGCCACTGCGTCAACACTCATGGCCGCCAGCGTCGCCTGTTCGCTGTATCTGCTGACCAGTTATTTGGACAATCCTGTGGCGGAGAGTGCCGCCGGTGGTCGCCGGTGGACCTCGCGCGTGATCGTGCATGGAATCATGTTGTTACTGATCACGATTCCTGGACCCTTGGTCGGCGTTTTGGTTACCCAGTCCCTGAACGGCTCGTCCTGGCCGTGGCTCGGACAGCTCTACAGTACGACGCTGATTGCACCCATTTTAGCGCAACAGTTCCGATTGTTGCCCGTAGCTTGGCTGATGATCTGCGGGCTGGTTGGCAGCACGGCGCGACGCACCTGGGAACTGGCTGGCAGCGACGGACTGGGCTCAATGGCAACACTGCGCCGTGTGGTTTGGCCGCATGCGCGCCGTCCGGCGCTTGCACTGGGATTGTTGCTGGCTCTACTGAGCATTGGTGAACTGAGTTGTTCGATTGGCGTTTTGCCGCCTGGCGTTAGCACGCTGTCGATGCGTCTATTCGAGATTTTGCACTTTGGCATGCGCCATCAAGATTCAGGACTATGCGGAATTCTGATACTGTTGGGCTGGCTGTCCGCCACGGTGATTGCCCGAACGGTGTTGCGAACACCAGCATAG
Proteins encoded in this window:
- a CDS encoding RNA pseudouridine synthase; translation: MIPILHDEQHFMLVSKPAGLLTQAVEGIESLQSLLEAQIKARDCHAGVPFVGLPHRLDRGTSGVVLVARNQRALKRFGTQFQHRLVQKYYLAWVEGDLTGPVQRWSDYVTKVKDEPRGQIVAAGSDGARLAELTIRPMVSSNGHSLALIHLLTGRMHQIRLQLSQRGWPVAGDWLYGATSSVGHLCERPLHWAEAKFDEVQSQNLNQRRQQPLGLHAVRIEFRHPQSAVHTSGTAPVPEYWRLAGDPLWRTSQAIEQLSRQSASELWNIETLELPG
- the hisE gene encoding phosphoribosyl-ATP diphosphatase, producing MTETTDRDVLDRLMAELHRRVHELPQGSYTTTLVQGGVAKMGAKITEEATEVVDAAQRTTPPDNGHLIYEACDLIYHVWVLLASRGITLDQLRTELARREGKSGLEEKRQRTKSSHG
- a CDS encoding iron ABC transporter permease, with protein sequence MTLNSLFTTVGNTLLAIGLCLAIAIPLGLGLAMLIGRSDVCGRRWATICLASQLAVPLYVVAGGWSAGVGLQGWLRLADWLGPTGVGWMQGWLGSLLAVAIIHALAAVPGVCLILLLGLSTSDSSQEQVALLEGGPLTVVRHVWLPKIRVWIAVAAAWCGLGLLTEMVVSNLYMFPTVTEQVYLDFSRDTISPVTYVASVGLCMLPLLLAGLAIGRRLPALNDVLQRPQYFPAMTIALRHWRLPLSLLMWGTLLGLVGIPLLNLAIKAGWQPRTSPNGLVSYGWSGVRFWQTVVESVTLFRSEFYWSILLATASTLMAASVACSLYLLTSYLDNPVAESAAGGRRWTSRVIVHGIMLLLITIPGPLVGVLVTQSLNGSSWPWLGQLYSTTLIAPILAQQFRLLPVAWLMICGLVGSTARRTWELAGSDGLGSMATLRRVVWPHARRPALALGLLLALLSIGELSCSIGVLPPGVSTLSMRLFEILHFGMRHQDSGLCGILILLGWLSATVIARTVLRTPA
- a CDS encoding excinuclease ABC subunit UvrC; its protein translation is MFVRHPLSVESLQEVEPLVTEFDADSEAAAEASLDPAQHAALSLGFRRAAEKVRSFPTSPGVYLMKNHSGTVIYVGKAKNLRSRAGSYFLKAAQLEARTADWIHEICDIDYLECDSEVDALMAESRLIKDIQPKHNKEQKDDKSFPYLMITTREDFPRVEITRQPPPSGVKLYGPFASAGALRGAVQVLQRIFKFRTCSLDIEAADPRWEWFRPCLLASIAQCTAPCNLRITKDEYRQDIRRLQTFLEGGKRKLLKELLNDMQAAAASLHFEQAARLRDEIQMLERLDERGELDTHAQPQVFYIDPKKGLIGLQKILKLPNPPRVIEGVDIAHLGGQDTVASLVQFLDGLPFKPGYRRYKIREVQGVDDYKSIHEVVSRRFRRLSDAQEVFPDLLLIDGGKGQLAAALAAFRDQNIEPPVLLSLAKQDEELYLPGDRQPLRLSRHAFALRLLQYVRDEAHRFAQHYHHILRHKNQFDS
- the miaA gene encoding tRNA (adenosine(37)-N6)-dimethylallyltransferase MiaA; amino-acid sequence: MKTPSSDSSTTAASAAQEFRHWVLPRLANCWYLTGPTSSGKSSLAVAIAQRLNAEIISMDSMAIYCGMDIGTAKPSPEQRRAVPHHQLDIVAPTEMFSVSSYVSSTHQVASQIHARGRNVLICGGTPLYLKSLLRGLFLGPAADWQFRQAIEDDLAIHGMEALRDRLKQVDPLMVYKLHPNDKRRMIRALEVARTTGQPLSHWQQQFDIPAPVQQCPTLVLRLERSWLHELINQRVQRMIDGGLQAEVDGLLDRYGQLSRTAAQAVGYREMLDRREVPVPIDETIQQIRAHTRQFARRQEIWFRGLSELQSLPVTPESQLEELVQQAVQFYTSFPQQPT